The proteins below are encoded in one region of Bosea sp. BIWAKO-01:
- a CDS encoding ABC transporter substrate-binding protein: MRHVAKLMVASAFTALMATTAMAQTPKDTVVMAKQIDDIITLDPAEAFEFSGVEVGANVYDKLIGVDLAKNNDLVGELAEKWTVSEDNLTYTFKLRPGVKFHSGNALTAADVVYSFQRAVTLNKSPGFILTQFGLTKENVLEKVKATDDNTVVVTVSKPFAPTFFLNCLTSGVASIVDSKLVKANEKDGDFGNAWLKLNSAGSGAYKVRAYRPNEQYALDANETWYKGAPKNKRVIVRHVAEPASQRLLLEKGDIDMARNLSKDQLAAVKEKSDIQIVQGDKGYILYLGLNQKNANLNKPEVREALKWLVDYQSIERNIVEGTYKHHESFLPKGFLGAIDEKPYKFDPAKAKELLAKAGLPNGFTVTMDVRSVAPITDIAQAIQSSWGQAGIKLELIPGDGKQTLTKYRARTHDIYIGQWGPDYLDPHTNAETFAINENNGEDAKSKTLAWRNAWDIPDMTKVAQAAVLETDAAKRKTTYEGLQREHQKVSPFVIMYQQVEVTAERKNVKGWVIGPSSDTNFYWPISKN, encoded by the coding sequence ATGCGTCACGTTGCGAAATTGATGGTTGCCTCCGCCTTTACGGCGTTGATGGCGACGACAGCCATGGCCCAGACGCCGAAGGATACGGTGGTCATGGCCAAGCAGATCGACGACATCATTACGCTCGATCCGGCCGAAGCCTTCGAGTTCTCGGGCGTCGAAGTCGGTGCCAATGTCTATGACAAGCTGATCGGCGTCGATCTCGCCAAGAACAACGACCTCGTCGGCGAGCTTGCCGAGAAATGGACTGTCAGCGAGGACAATCTCACCTATACCTTCAAGCTCCGTCCGGGCGTGAAGTTCCATTCGGGCAACGCGCTGACTGCGGCCGACGTGGTCTATTCCTTCCAGCGCGCCGTCACGCTCAACAAATCGCCGGGCTTCATCCTCACCCAGTTCGGCCTCACCAAGGAGAACGTCCTCGAGAAGGTGAAGGCCACCGATGACAACACCGTCGTCGTCACCGTTTCCAAGCCCTTCGCTCCGACCTTCTTCCTGAACTGCCTGACCTCCGGCGTTGCGTCGATCGTCGATTCCAAGCTGGTCAAGGCGAACGAGAAGGACGGCGATTTCGGCAATGCCTGGCTCAAGCTGAACTCGGCCGGTTCCGGCGCGTACAAGGTCCGCGCCTATCGTCCCAACGAGCAATATGCGCTCGATGCCAACGAGACGTGGTACAAGGGCGCGCCGAAGAACAAGCGCGTGATTGTACGCCATGTCGCCGAGCCGGCCTCGCAGCGCCTGCTGCTGGAGAAGGGCGACATCGACATGGCCCGTAACCTCTCCAAGGACCAGCTCGCCGCTGTGAAGGAGAAGTCCGACATCCAGATCGTACAGGGTGACAAGGGCTATATTCTCTATCTCGGCCTGAACCAGAAGAACGCGAACTTGAACAAGCCTGAGGTCCGCGAAGCGCTGAAATGGCTGGTCGATTACCAGTCGATCGAGCGCAACATCGTCGAAGGCACCTACAAGCACCACGAATCCTTCCTGCCGAAGGGCTTCCTGGGGGCCATTGACGAGAAGCCCTACAAGTTCGATCCCGCCAAGGCCAAGGAACTGCTCGCCAAGGCCGGCCTGCCGAACGGCTTCACCGTCACCATGGACGTTCGCTCGGTCGCTCCGATCACCGATATCGCGCAGGCGATCCAGTCGAGCTGGGGCCAGGCCGGCATCAAGCTCGAGCTGATCCCGGGCGACGGCAAGCAGACGCTGACTAAATATCGCGCCCGCACCCACGACATCTATATCGGCCAGTGGGGCCCGGATTATCTCGATCCGCACACCAATGCCGAAACCTTCGCCATCAACGAGAACAACGGCGAAGATGCGAAGTCGAAGACGCTGGCCTGGCGCAATGCCTGGGATATCCCGGACATGACGAAGGTCGCCCAGGCCGCCGTGCTCGAGACCGATGCTGCCAAGCGCAAGACGACCTATGAAGGCCTGCAGCGCGAGCACCAGAAGGTTTCGCCTTTCGTGATCATGTACCAGCAGGTCGAGGTCACGGCCGAGCGCAAGAACGTCAAGGGTTGGGTGATCGGACCGAGCTCCGACACCAACTTCTACTGGCCGATCTCGAAGAACTGA